One window of the Magnolia sinica isolate HGM2019 chromosome 19, MsV1, whole genome shotgun sequence genome contains the following:
- the LOC131235103 gene encoding peroxidase 5-like, whose product MEIGNGPLFVWGLLISSILAQSAAAHPLRHRFYYFTCPNAEHIVADVVRAAVHADAGLPAGLIRLSFHDCFVRGCDASILLDTTPTNEAIEKDSPANAGTLRGLEVIDKAKARLEDECPGRVSCADILAFAARDAAVLAGLPHYRVQSGRRDGRTSLASEVGDNLPSPYHNVTQLIDMFGKKGFSANEMVILSGAHSIGKAGCRNFEHRMLNFSADNPTDPSLDPTYAYYLKLMCTPSETLPNSSRSMPLDSITSMTLDNAYYVGVQMGRGLLQSDQALMTDSRTRKMVKYFARNPHSWANQFGKAMAKISTLDVLTDSHKGEVRTNCRFIN is encoded by the exons ATGGAGATTGGTAATGGCCCACTCTTTGTGTGGGGCCTCCTCATCTCCTCTATCCTAGCCCAATCGGCCGCAGCTCATCCTCTCCGCCACCGGTTCTACTACTTTACCTGCCCGAATGCCGAACATATTGTGGCCGATGTCGTCCGCGCTGCCGTCCATGCAGATGCAGGCCTGCCCGCCGGCCTCATCCGGCTGTCCTTCCACGACTGTTTTGTCCGA GGCTGCGACGCTTCCATCTTGCTCGACACCACACCGACGAACGAGGCCATCGAGAAGGACAGTCCAGCCAATGCCGGTACCCTCCGAGGCCTCGAGGTCATTGACAAGGCCAAGGCACGCCTTGAGGACGAGTGCCCTGGCAGAGTCTCCTGCGCTGACATCCTCGCATTTGCCGCCCGTGATGCCGCCGTCCTCGCAGGCCTCCCACACTACAGAGTCCAGTCTGGCCGCCGCGATGGGCGCACATCCCTCGCATCTGAAGTAGGCGACAACCTCCCTTCGCCCTACCACAACGTAACCCAGCTCATCGACATGTTTGGTAAGAAGGGCTTCAGTGCCAATGAGATGGTCATACTCTCCGGAGCACACTCCATTGGCAAGGCAGGGTGCCGCAATTTTGAGCACCGGATGCTTAATTTCAGTGCTGACAATCCGACAGACCCAAGCCTGGACCCAACCTACGCCTACTACCTAAAGCTCATGTGCACGCCATCAGAAACTCTCCCGAACAGCAGCAGGTCGATGCCACTCGACTCCATCACCAGCATGACACTCGACAATGCCTACTATGTGGGCGTGCAGATGGGGCGGGGACTGCTCCAGAGCGACCAGGCACTGATGACCGACTCAAGGACAAGGAAGATGGTGAAGTACTTCGCAAGGAATCCACATAGCTGGGCGAATCAGTTTGGGAAGGCGATGGCAAAGATCAGCACCCTCGATGTGCTGACAGATTCACACAAAGGGGAGGTGAGGACGAACTGTCGGTTCATCAACTAG
- the LOC131235104 gene encoding protein POOR HOMOLOGOUS SYNAPSIS 1-like isoform X2, which translates to MAGALTVKLGGNPDASLKDQWEVDFSRFFENPRISLSFSSLNLKPGKNRSGGTWISSSSAALLHLLPKPPAILTVSIRGKIPEEHFVSNLRFSWPQVSCGAHCPVRGSRVVFASYRDCDSQIQKFALRFSVPREAQTFLDAVKETSKNILEIGYPRDDTGYENSTQLEYIALPEYRAEELGFTNANASYHPEMPVLNFQGEQHICSQQPVLTNNFDSVLSSLPPSFATLLTSCSVEKLKEAPEPMETDFMSQIMRYLSDSSFHDMVAKVEKVIGDLGGNLLL; encoded by the exons ATGGCGGGAGCTCTCACTGTCAAACTCGGCGGGAATCCTGACGCATCCCTCAAAGACCAATGGGAAGTGGATTTCTCTCGATTCTTCGAGAACCCTCGTATCtcgctctccttttcttctctcaaTCTCAAACCTGGCAAGAACCGATCCGGCGGCACCTGGATCTCCTCGTCTTCCGCCGCTCTCCTCCATCTACTCCCCAAACCACCGGCTATTCTCACCGTCTCGATTCGTGGAAAGATCCCT GAAGAACACTTTGTTTCCAATCTCCGTTTCTCCTGGCCACAGGTGTCATGTGGCGCTCATTGCCCTGTCCGGGGGAGCAGGGTTGTATTTGCCAGCTATAGAGATTGTGATAGCCAG ATCCAGAAATTTGCATTGAGGTTTTCTGTGCCTCGCGAAGCACAAACCTTCTTAGATGCTGTGAAG GAAACTTCGAAGAACATATTGGAAATTGGATATCCAAGAGATGACACTGGATATGAAAATTCAACTCAATTAGAGTATATTGCCCTCCCCGAGTACAG AGCTGAGGAATTGGGCTTCACAAATGCGAATGCTAGTTATCACCCAGAGATGCCAGTTTTGAACTTTCAAGGCGAGCAACATATTTGTTCCCAGCAACCGGTACTCACCAACAACTTTGATTCTGTTCTCTCATCTTTACCTCCTAGCTTTGCCACACTATTGACAAGCTGTTCAGTGGAAAAATTGAAAG AGGCACCCGAACCAATGGAAACAGATTTCATGTCCCAAATCATG AGATACTTGTCGGATTCTTCATTTCATG ATATGGTGGCCAAGGTGGAGAAAGTTATCGGTGATTTGGGAGGCAATTTATTGCTGTAG
- the LOC131235305 gene encoding putative pentatricopeptide repeat-containing protein At1g64310 codes for MGVALFPSLLSELSQSHQTLLKTKQLHSIIVKSNLSNDPFFVTKILRFYAINNNLLSARRLFDKTPHRTVYLWNSMIRAYAWAHEFVRSFTLFTHMRSSETKPDNFTFACILRASSDQSDRAGMKMVHGCTIVSGLESDSVIGSALVSAYSKLGLVDDACSVFEGMLEPDLVLWNSMVSGYGHNGFWHQGLRLLSRMRNLGKMPDGYTLVGLISCFYNPCLVEIGQGIHGLCLKTGFDSNAHVGSALVSMYARCDCLNSAYRVFNRLANRDLVSWSALITGFSNSGKCVEAMVLFTEMNITGQRADPILIASLLSACAWLVMVGPGKEVHAHVFRRGFEFDVMVSSALIDMYAKCGFPDLGLQVFKMAPKRNVVSYNSVITGLGAHGFGRQAIEVFEEMLQKGFKPDQSTFSALLSACCHGGLVRNGKEFFRRMECEFGITPGNEHYVYMVKLLGTAGELEDAYNLIRHMPISPDSGVLGALLSGCSIHGNSKMGEIVAHQLFKIKPEKAAYRVMLSNMYAVDGRWNDVRILRDKMLEGGLRKIPGLSWIEKSNV; via the coding sequence ATGGGCGTCGCCTTATTTCCATCCCTTCTCTCCGAACTTTCGCAGTCTCATCAGACCCTTCTCAAAACCAAACAATTACATTCCATCATTGTTAAATCCAACCTCTCCAATGACCCTTTTTTCGTAACAAAAATCCTGCGCTTTTATgccatcaacaacaatctcctcTCTGCTCGCCGTCTGTTCGATAAAACTCCCCACAGAACAGTTTATCTATGGAATTCCATGATAAGAGCTTATGCCTGGGCCCATGAATTCGTCCGCTCATTCACTCTCTTTACTCACATGCGGAGTTCCGAAACAAAGCCTGATAACTTCACCTTTGCATGTATCTTGCGTGCGTCATCAGATCAATCTGATCGGGCAGGCATGAAAATGGTCCATGGATGCACAATCGTGTCTGGTTTAGAATCTGATTCTGTTATTGGCAGTGCCCTTGTGAGTGCGTATTCGAAACTTGGGCTCGTTGATGATGCTTGTTCGGTTTTTGAAGGGATGCTTGAACCCGATTTAGTCTTGTGGAATTCAATGGTGTCGGGGTATGGGCACAATGGGTTTTGGCACCAAGGCCTTAGATTGTTGAGTAGAATGCGGAATTTGGGTAAGATGCCAGACGGGTATACATTGGTTGGATTGATTTCGTGTTTTTATAATCCATGCTTGGTTGAAATAGGTCAAGGAATCCATGGCCTCTGTTTGAAAACTGGGTTCGATTCGAATGCACATGTGGGGAGTGCACTTGTAAGTATGTATGCAAGGTGTGATTGCTTGAATTCGGCTTATAGAGTTTTCAATAGATTAGCAAATCGTGATTTGGTTTCATGGTCTGCTCTGATAACTGGGTTTTCAAATTCGGGGAAGTGCGTAGAAGCCATGGTCTTGTTCACAGAGATGAATATTACTGGTCAAAGAGCGGATCCTATCTTAATTGCTAGTTTGCTATCTGCTTGTGCCTGGTTGGTGATGGTGGGGCCTGGTAAGGAGGTCCATGCTCATGTTTTCCGTCGTGGATTTGAGTTTGATGTCATGGTTTCATCTGCTCTCATAGACATGTATGCGAAGTGCGGCTTTCCTGATTTGGGCTTGCAGGTTTTTAAAATGGCACCAAAAAGGAATGTCGTTTCTTATAATTCAGTCATTACAGGTCTTGGGGCACATGGGTTTGGGCGACAGGCTATTGAAGTTTTTGAGGAGATGTTGCAGAAGGGGTTTAAGCCCGACCAATCAACGTTTTCAGCTCTTCTCTCTGCTTGCTGCCATGGTGGGCTTGTCAGGAATGGGAAGGAATTTTTCAGAAGAATGGAATGTGAGTTTGGTATTACACCAGGAAATGAGCACTATGTATATATGGTGAAGCTTCTTGGGACGGCAGGAGAGCTGGAAGATGCTTACAATCTTATCAGGCACATGCCCATATCGCCAGATTCAGGCGTTTTGGGTGCATTGCTATCAGGTTGCAGCATTCATGGCAACTCCAAGATGGGTGAAATCGTAGCTCATCAGCTTTTCAAGATCAAACCAGAAAAAGCCGCTTACAGAGTCATGCTCTCTAACATGTATGCTGTGGATGGGAGGTGGAATGATGTAAGGATTTTGAGAGATAAGATGTTAGAAGGAGGATTGAGGAAAATACCTGGGCTTAGCTGGATTGAAAAGAGCAATGTCTAA
- the LOC131235104 gene encoding protein POOR HOMOLOGOUS SYNAPSIS 1-like isoform X4, translating into MAGALTVKLGGNPDASLKDQWEVDFSRFFENPRISLSFSSLNLKPGKNRSGGTWISSSSAALLHLLPKPPAILTVSIRGKIPEEHFVSNLRFSWPQVSCGAHCPVRGSRVVFASYRDCDSQIQKFALRFSVPREAQTFLDAVKETSKNILEIGYPRDDTGYENSTQLEYIALPEYRAEELGFTNANASYHPEMPVLNFQGEQHICSQQPVLTNNFDSVLSSLPPSFATLLTSCSVEKLKEAPEPMETDFMSQIMRYLSDSSFHGN; encoded by the exons ATGGCGGGAGCTCTCACTGTCAAACTCGGCGGGAATCCTGACGCATCCCTCAAAGACCAATGGGAAGTGGATTTCTCTCGATTCTTCGAGAACCCTCGTATCtcgctctccttttcttctctcaaTCTCAAACCTGGCAAGAACCGATCCGGCGGCACCTGGATCTCCTCGTCTTCCGCCGCTCTCCTCCATCTACTCCCCAAACCACCGGCTATTCTCACCGTCTCGATTCGTGGAAAGATCCCT GAAGAACACTTTGTTTCCAATCTCCGTTTCTCCTGGCCACAGGTGTCATGTGGCGCTCATTGCCCTGTCCGGGGGAGCAGGGTTGTATTTGCCAGCTATAGAGATTGTGATAGCCAG ATCCAGAAATTTGCATTGAGGTTTTCTGTGCCTCGCGAAGCACAAACCTTCTTAGATGCTGTGAAG GAAACTTCGAAGAACATATTGGAAATTGGATATCCAAGAGATGACACTGGATATGAAAATTCAACTCAATTAGAGTATATTGCCCTCCCCGAGTACAG AGCTGAGGAATTGGGCTTCACAAATGCGAATGCTAGTTATCACCCAGAGATGCCAGTTTTGAACTTTCAAGGCGAGCAACATATTTGTTCCCAGCAACCGGTACTCACCAACAACTTTGATTCTGTTCTCTCATCTTTACCTCCTAGCTTTGCCACACTATTGACAAGCTGTTCAGTGGAAAAATTGAAAG AGGCACCCGAACCAATGGAAACAGATTTCATGTCCCAAATCATG AGATACTTGTCGGATTCTTCATTTCATG gaaattag
- the LOC131235387 gene encoding uncharacterized protein LOC131235387, with amino-acid sequence MQSSNRLSFFQELRTRELHGFRVRKRPYLGNLSSDSGGPGTGVVMIEHDGHPSPPLAVSFCKMCRNSHFLAVSDEDGYISFYDTRSKLPSFASCRQNAEEARVCDWVAHHNAIFDVCWTKDDTQILTASGDQTIKVWDAEKKICIGVMMEHKGSVKSLCSHPSNPDLIVSGSRDGSFALWDLRCKSSSKSRFGELCLMPTSVIKGAHIYPQGKRARRGPKKHLKAANMSITSVLYLKDEISIASAGAVDSIVKFWDTRSLKAPVIQTCPHIELSVEKERGLHGISSLSQDSNGVFLAASCMDNSIYLYDVLQLDKGPLKTFSGSQIESFYVKSSISPDASHILGGSSDGNAYIWQVRKPEAGPIVLKGHEGEVTAVDWCSSETGKIATSADDFMVRIWNIQKGSCSYTRSPSCIRRRVTAIPSMECRRLVMDEPASDPTHAISRCSPSKETLIDHHSPSKIKMLEISTPESAKKRIFSDSFLKGEEMQKTPEDALKSPSSVLNPPPSLKRRTIRDYFIATS; translated from the exons ATGCAGAGCTCGAATCGTCTATCTTTCTTCCAAGAACTCAGAACcagagagctccatggattcagag TGCGGAAAAGGCCCTACCTTGGCAACCTATCGTCGGATTCCGGCGGCCCCGGGACTGGAGTCGTGATGATAGAGCACGACGGTCATCCCTCTCCCCCATTGGCGGTTTCTTTCTGCAAG atGTGTAGAAATAGTCATTTTCTTGCTGTTTCGGATGAGGACGGGTACATTAGTTTCTATGACACCCGCTCAAAGCTTCCATCTTTTGCTTCTTGCCGGCAAAATGCAG AGGAAGCTCGGGTTTGTGATTGGGTTGCACACCATAATGCCATTTTCGATGTCTGCTGGACAAAG GATGACACTCAAATTCTGACAGCTTCGGGTGATCAAACT ATAAAAGTCTGGGATGCAGAGAAAAAGATATGCATCGGGGTCATGATGGAGCACAAAGGCAGTGTGAAATCATTGTGTTCGCACCCATCTAATCCTG ACCTAATTGTATCTGGTTCAAGAGATGGATCTTTTGCGCTCTGGGACTTGAGATGCAAATCTAGTTCCAAAAGTCGATTTGGTGAACTATGCTTAAT GCCAACTTCTGTTATCAAAGGAGCACATATTTATCCCCAAGGAAAGCGAGCTAGGCGTGGGCCTAAAAAG CACCTGAAGGCTGCTAACATGAGCATCACATCAGTTCTTTACCTCAAAGATGAAATTTCCATTGCCAGTGCAGGAGCAGTGGACAG cattgtgaaatTCTGGGACACTCGAAGCCTGAAAGCCCCAGTTATTCAGACATGTCCTCACATTGAGCTATCTGTTGAAAAG GAAAGAGGGCTGCATGGGATATCTTCCCTATCCCAAGATTCAAATGGTGTATTTCTTGCTGCTTCTTGCATGGACAATAG TATTTACCTATATGATGTACTACAGCTCGATAAAGGCCCCTTGAAAACTTTCTCGGGCAGCCAAATTGAGTCATTTTATGTAAAG TCATCGATCAGCCCTGATGCTTCTCACATTCTTGGTGGTTCTAGTGATGGAAATGCTTACATTTGGCAG GTAAGGAAACCTGAAGCAGGTCCCATCGTGTTGAAAGGGCATGAAGGAGAAGTTACTGCTGTAGATTG GTGCTCATCAGAGACTGGAAAGATAGCGACTTCTGCTGATGATTTCATG GTCCGCATCTGGAACATCCAGAAGGGTAGTTGCTCGTATACAAGATCTCCATCCTGCATTAGAAGGAGAGTAACTGCGATCCCAAGCATGGAGTGTAGAAGGCTGGTTATGGATGAACCTGCTTCGGACCCCACACATGCCATCAGCAGATGCTCTCCTTCAAAAGAGACCTTGATCGATCATCACTCCCCCAGTAAAATCAAAATGCTCGAAATCAGTACACCTGAATCCGCGAAGAAGAGGATTTTTTCTGATTCCTTTTTAAAGGGAGAGGAGATGCAGAAGACTCCAGAGGATGCGTTGAAGAGTCCATCTTCTGTTCTCAACCCACCCCCGTCCTTGAAAAGAAGAACCATCCGGGACTACTTTATAGCAACCTCATGA
- the LOC131235104 gene encoding protein POOR HOMOLOGOUS SYNAPSIS 1-like isoform X3 has product MAGALTVKLGGNPDASLKDQWEVDFSRFFENPRISLSFSSLNLKPGKNRSGGTWISSSSAALLHLLPKPPAILTVSIRGKIPEEHFVSNLRFSWPQVSCGAHCPVRGSRVVFASYRDCDSQIQKFALRFSVPREAQTFLDAVKETSKNILEIGYPRDDTGYENSTQLEYIALPEYRAEELGFTNANASYHPEMPVLNFQGEQHICSQQPVLTNNFDSVLSSLPPSFATLLTSCSVEKLKEAPEPMETDFMSQIMRYLSDSSFHAHRGC; this is encoded by the exons ATGGCGGGAGCTCTCACTGTCAAACTCGGCGGGAATCCTGACGCATCCCTCAAAGACCAATGGGAAGTGGATTTCTCTCGATTCTTCGAGAACCCTCGTATCtcgctctccttttcttctctcaaTCTCAAACCTGGCAAGAACCGATCCGGCGGCACCTGGATCTCCTCGTCTTCCGCCGCTCTCCTCCATCTACTCCCCAAACCACCGGCTATTCTCACCGTCTCGATTCGTGGAAAGATCCCT GAAGAACACTTTGTTTCCAATCTCCGTTTCTCCTGGCCACAGGTGTCATGTGGCGCTCATTGCCCTGTCCGGGGGAGCAGGGTTGTATTTGCCAGCTATAGAGATTGTGATAGCCAG ATCCAGAAATTTGCATTGAGGTTTTCTGTGCCTCGCGAAGCACAAACCTTCTTAGATGCTGTGAAG GAAACTTCGAAGAACATATTGGAAATTGGATATCCAAGAGATGACACTGGATATGAAAATTCAACTCAATTAGAGTATATTGCCCTCCCCGAGTACAG AGCTGAGGAATTGGGCTTCACAAATGCGAATGCTAGTTATCACCCAGAGATGCCAGTTTTGAACTTTCAAGGCGAGCAACATATTTGTTCCCAGCAACCGGTACTCACCAACAACTTTGATTCTGTTCTCTCATCTTTACCTCCTAGCTTTGCCACACTATTGACAAGCTGTTCAGTGGAAAAATTGAAAG AGGCACCCGAACCAATGGAAACAGATTTCATGTCCCAAATCATG AGATACTTGTCGGATTCTTCATTTCATG CACATCGAGGGTGCTGA
- the LOC131235104 gene encoding protein POOR HOMOLOGOUS SYNAPSIS 1-like isoform X1: protein MAGALTVKLGGNPDASLKDQWEVDFSRFFENPRISLSFSSLNLKPGKNRSGGTWISSSSAALLHLLPKPPAILTVSIRGKIPEEHFVSNLRFSWPQVSCGAHCPVRGSRVVFASYRDCDSQIQKFALRFSVPREAQTFLDAVKETSKNILEIGYPRDDTGYENSTQLEYIALPEYRAEELGFTNANASYHPEMPVLNFQGEQHICSQQPVLTNNFDSVLSSLPPSFATLLTSCSVEKLKEAPEPMETDFMSQIMRYLSDSSFHAVHDSCSYQIWWPRWRKLSVIWEAIYCCSAPRIASGTSQISLSLPFGIAQSLA, encoded by the exons ATGGCGGGAGCTCTCACTGTCAAACTCGGCGGGAATCCTGACGCATCCCTCAAAGACCAATGGGAAGTGGATTTCTCTCGATTCTTCGAGAACCCTCGTATCtcgctctccttttcttctctcaaTCTCAAACCTGGCAAGAACCGATCCGGCGGCACCTGGATCTCCTCGTCTTCCGCCGCTCTCCTCCATCTACTCCCCAAACCACCGGCTATTCTCACCGTCTCGATTCGTGGAAAGATCCCT GAAGAACACTTTGTTTCCAATCTCCGTTTCTCCTGGCCACAGGTGTCATGTGGCGCTCATTGCCCTGTCCGGGGGAGCAGGGTTGTATTTGCCAGCTATAGAGATTGTGATAGCCAG ATCCAGAAATTTGCATTGAGGTTTTCTGTGCCTCGCGAAGCACAAACCTTCTTAGATGCTGTGAAG GAAACTTCGAAGAACATATTGGAAATTGGATATCCAAGAGATGACACTGGATATGAAAATTCAACTCAATTAGAGTATATTGCCCTCCCCGAGTACAG AGCTGAGGAATTGGGCTTCACAAATGCGAATGCTAGTTATCACCCAGAGATGCCAGTTTTGAACTTTCAAGGCGAGCAACATATTTGTTCCCAGCAACCGGTACTCACCAACAACTTTGATTCTGTTCTCTCATCTTTACCTCCTAGCTTTGCCACACTATTGACAAGCTGTTCAGTGGAAAAATTGAAAG AGGCACCCGAACCAATGGAAACAGATTTCATGTCCCAAATCATG AGATACTTGTCGGATTCTTCATTTCATG CTGTTCACGATTCATGTTCTTATCAGATATGGTGGCCAAGGTGGAGAAAGTTATCGGTGATTTGGGAGGCAATTTATTGCTGTAGCGCACCCCGGATTGCTTCTGGCACGTCACAgatctctctgtctctcccttTCGGCATTGCACAGTCCTTGGCCTAA